The following proteins are co-located in the Bradyrhizobium sp. AZCC 2176 genome:
- a CDS encoding DUF1269 domain-containing protein: MSDLVAIIYPSEAKAEEVRQRLFKLQKEYLITISDAVIAVKTDAGPVKLNQFVNTTAVGAVSGSFWGLLIGVIFLNPILGVALGAASGALGGALSDYGIDDAFMKELSGKLQPGNAALFVLIKNMTPDKVLREIQDAGGTVLKTSLDDTKEQQLRDALAKASTEQAAPKPAPKTDAA; the protein is encoded by the coding sequence ATGTCAGATCTAGTCGCGATCATCTATCCATCCGAAGCAAAGGCCGAAGAGGTACGGCAGCGCCTGTTCAAATTGCAGAAGGAATATCTGATCACGATCAGCGATGCCGTGATTGCAGTGAAGACCGATGCCGGTCCCGTCAAGCTGAACCAGTTCGTCAACACGACGGCGGTGGGCGCCGTATCAGGCAGCTTCTGGGGACTTCTGATCGGCGTGATCTTCCTCAATCCCATCCTCGGCGTTGCCCTGGGCGCGGCATCCGGAGCGCTCGGCGGCGCCCTGTCGGACTACGGCATCGATGACGCCTTCATGAAGGAACTCTCAGGGAAGCTGCAGCCCGGCAACGCTGCGCTGTTCGTGCTCATCAAGAACATGACCCCTGACAAGGTGCTGCGGGAGATTCAGGACGCGGGAGGCACCGTACTCAAGACATCCCTTGACGATACCAAGGAACAGCAACTTCGCGACGCGCTGGCGAAAGCGAGCACCGAACAGGCTGCGCCCAAGCCTGCACCCAAGACCGACGCCGCCTAG
- a CDS encoding AbgT family transporter, producing MRAASEANTKAAKAPTRAVLDTIERIGNSVPHPVVIFLLLIAVAVIASHLLYLLDASVSYQVINLATHDTDTVTARANSLLTSEGIRHIYTQLVPNFMGFSAVGLLIVAMIGVGVAEEAGLVNACIRKLVTVSPHWALTYILAFVGILSSVASDAGYLVLIPLAGTAFLSVGRHPLAGLALGFAGVASAFSVNMLIKPLDAVLTELTNDAIHIVNPSMSIAVTANLWFSIVSVVVLTIVIAVTSERIIEPRLGEYREDHAKERLPPHEGGQLSAKETLGLRYAGAGLLVVILVFCLLTLPSGAPLRNPTTGALIGNSPFMGGLIGLVMMLFLVTGIAYGIGAGTIRRATDVVDAMTKAVSGLGGTILLFVVISQFVDYFTYSNMPTLLAVKMADVLRNAHIGPLWLLLGLILVVAILDVVFTPAIATWAIFAPVFVPLFVQLAVDPAAVLAAYRVGDGPINSITPLNPYFALVIGFAQKYDRDAGVGTVVALMLPYVAWMFALWILLFIAWYLLGLPWGV from the coding sequence ATGCGCGCCGCGAGCGAAGCAAATACCAAGGCAGCGAAAGCACCCACACGGGCCGTTCTCGATACCATCGAGCGGATCGGCAACAGCGTTCCCCATCCCGTGGTGATTTTCCTGTTACTGATCGCCGTTGCCGTGATCGCATCACACCTGCTGTATCTACTCGACGCTTCGGTTTCCTATCAGGTCATCAATCTGGCGACCCACGACACGGACACCGTGACGGCCCGAGCCAACAGCCTGCTGACATCAGAGGGTATCAGGCACATCTATACGCAACTGGTGCCGAACTTCATGGGCTTCAGCGCGGTCGGATTGCTGATCGTCGCCATGATCGGTGTTGGCGTGGCCGAAGAGGCAGGCCTCGTCAACGCATGCATCCGGAAACTCGTTACGGTCTCGCCGCACTGGGCCCTGACCTATATTCTCGCCTTCGTTGGCATTTTGTCGAGCGTTGCCTCCGACGCCGGTTATCTCGTGCTGATCCCGCTGGCAGGCACCGCGTTTTTGAGCGTCGGCCGGCATCCGCTGGCCGGGCTCGCGCTGGGCTTTGCCGGCGTCGCCAGCGCCTTCAGCGTCAACATGCTGATCAAGCCGCTCGATGCCGTCCTCACTGAATTGACCAACGACGCAATTCATATCGTCAACCCATCGATGTCGATCGCCGTGACCGCCAATTTGTGGTTTTCAATCGTGTCCGTCGTCGTTTTGACGATCGTAATTGCCGTGACCAGCGAACGGATCATCGAGCCTCGCCTTGGCGAGTATCGCGAAGATCACGCGAAGGAACGACTGCCACCGCACGAAGGTGGGCAACTGTCCGCCAAGGAAACGCTCGGGTTGAGGTACGCCGGCGCGGGATTGCTGGTCGTCATACTGGTCTTCTGCCTGCTGACGCTGCCATCCGGAGCACCTCTCCGCAATCCGACAACCGGCGCGCTCATCGGAAATTCGCCCTTCATGGGTGGACTAATCGGGCTCGTCATGATGCTGTTCCTGGTAACCGGCATCGCCTATGGCATCGGAGCAGGAACAATCCGGCGCGCCACGGATGTGGTCGATGCCATGACAAAGGCGGTTTCGGGATTAGGCGGCACCATCCTGTTGTTCGTGGTCATCAGCCAATTCGTCGACTACTTCACCTACAGCAACATGCCGACGCTGCTAGCGGTCAAGATGGCCGACGTCCTGAGGAATGCACACATCGGTCCGCTGTGGCTGTTGCTGGGTCTTATTCTGGTTGTTGCAATCCTTGACGTGGTCTTCACGCCGGCAATCGCGACATGGGCCATCTTTGCACCCGTATTCGTGCCGCTGTTCGTGCAGCTCGCCGTCGATCCGGCGGCGGTGCTGGCTGCTTACCGGGTCGGCGACGGCCCCATCAACTCAATCACGCCACTTAACCCCTACTTCGCGCTGGTCATAGGCTTTGCCCAAAAATACGATCGCGATGCCGGCGTCGGCACGGTGGTCGCGCTGATGCTGCCTTACGTGGCCTGGATGTTCGCACTTTGGATTCTTCTGTTCATCGCGTGGTACCTGTTGGGCCTGCCCTGGGGGGTGTAA
- the glsA gene encoding glutaminase A — protein sequence MDLPSIAEQSERPYISTGHLPEPEMVQRLVNDAHRRFKSNGDGHNSQVYPALARVPRELFGVCVVGTSGRVYEAGDTEYKFSIMSVSKPFVFALVCETVGPEEARARLGANATGLPFNSLAAIEQGGGRTNPMVNAGAIATTSLVPGLTAEGQWQFIHDGLSRFAGRRLALNEEVYASASQTNYRNRSIARLLQSYDRIYCDAKQATDLYTRQCSLNVSARDLAVMGATLADGGVNPVTRQRVVDAAVCHYALTVMITAGLYETSGDWLYDIGLPGKSGIGGGIVAVSPGKGGFGTFAPPLDAAGNSVKGQLAAKFLSQRLGMDLFVSQPEA from the coding sequence ATGGACTTGCCCTCGATCGCAGAACAATCAGAACGGCCATACATCTCGACGGGACATCTGCCCGAGCCCGAAATGGTGCAGAGGCTGGTGAACGATGCGCACCGGCGGTTCAAGTCGAATGGCGATGGACACAATTCTCAAGTCTATCCGGCGCTGGCCCGGGTCCCGCGAGAACTGTTTGGGGTATGCGTCGTCGGCACCAGCGGGCGCGTCTACGAGGCCGGCGACACCGAATATAAATTCTCGATCATGAGTGTATCGAAGCCGTTCGTGTTCGCGCTGGTTTGCGAGACGGTCGGCCCCGAGGAGGCGCGCGCCAGACTTGGGGCGAACGCCACCGGATTGCCGTTCAACTCGCTCGCCGCCATCGAGCAGGGCGGTGGCCGGACCAATCCGATGGTGAATGCAGGCGCCATCGCGACCACGAGCCTGGTGCCGGGGCTGACGGCGGAAGGTCAATGGCAGTTCATTCACGACGGGCTGTCGCGCTTTGCGGGGCGCAGGCTCGCGCTCAATGAGGAGGTTTACGCCTCGGCGTCGCAAACCAACTACCGCAACCGCAGCATCGCGCGGCTGCTTCAGAGCTACGACCGCATCTATTGCGACGCGAAGCAGGCGACCGATCTCTACACCAGGCAGTGCTCGCTGAACGTGAGCGCCAGGGATCTGGCGGTGATGGGCGCGACGCTGGCGGACGGCGGCGTCAATCCCGTCACCCGGCAGCGCGTGGTCGATGCGGCGGTCTGTCACTATGCGCTCACCGTGATGATAACAGCGGGATTGTACGAGACCTCGGGCGACTGGCTCTACGACATCGGCCTGCCGGGCAAGAGTGGAATCGGCGGCGGCATCGTCGCGGTTTCTCCGGGCAAAGGCGGCTTCGGCACCTTCGCGCCGCCACTGGATGCGGCCGGCAACAGCGTGAAGGGACAGCTTGCGGCAAAATTCCTGTCACAGCGGCTGGGCATGGATCTGTTCGTTTCACAACCGGAAGCTTGA
- a CDS encoding MFS transporter, with amino-acid sequence MATHSIPIGAIREGARESWVPMIAIALGQMIMSFNVASLPVALGGMVKSFGVPPTTIATGIVAYSMLVAGFVMLGAKLAQRFGALQVFRFAVILFCASQILMTFSPTATLMITAQALCGAAGAVIVPSLVALIAENYTGRQQATAVGALGSARAAAGVLAFIIGGVLGTYIGWRPAFGILVAVSAIVFLLSFRLKRDYGRPDVHIDVVGVVLAASAIVLISFGFNNLNGWGLALATANAPFDLLGLSPAPVMIILGVVLGQAFLMWTHQRQAAGKTPLLALEVIDSPEERCAVYALFAVVALEAALNFSVPLYIQIVQGRSPLATAIAMMPFNLTVFFAAMLIVNVYDRLTPRQIGRYGFMLCTIGLVWLAFVVRNDWSEVPVILGLVLFGIGQGSLVTLLFNVLVTASPKELAGDVGSLRGTTQNLAAAVGTALAGALLVGLLSTIALTSIAANPALPKEVQGQVDLDNITFVTNDRLRSVMEGTTASPQQVEEAVRVNTEARLRALKIGLLIMAGLALLAIIPAGRLPNYLPGEIPSDAPTGNRVRSN; translated from the coding sequence ATGGCGACGCATTCGATACCGATCGGAGCAATCCGGGAAGGAGCGCGGGAGTCATGGGTGCCGATGATCGCAATCGCGCTCGGCCAGATGATCATGTCGTTCAACGTCGCCTCGCTGCCGGTCGCGCTCGGCGGGATGGTGAAGAGTTTTGGCGTGCCGCCGACGACGATCGCGACCGGGATCGTGGCGTATTCGATGCTGGTGGCCGGCTTCGTCATGCTCGGCGCCAAGCTCGCGCAACGGTTCGGCGCGTTGCAGGTCTTTCGCTTCGCGGTGATCCTGTTCTGCGCATCGCAGATATTGATGACCTTCAGCCCGACGGCAACCTTGATGATCACGGCACAGGCGCTTTGCGGCGCGGCGGGCGCGGTCATCGTGCCATCGCTGGTGGCGCTGATCGCCGAGAACTATACGGGGCGGCAACAGGCAACGGCCGTCGGCGCGCTCGGCTCGGCGCGGGCGGCCGCCGGCGTGCTGGCCTTCATCATCGGCGGCGTGCTGGGCACCTATATCGGCTGGCGCCCGGCGTTCGGAATCCTGGTCGCGGTTTCCGCCATCGTCTTCCTGTTGAGCTTCCGTCTCAAGCGCGACTACGGCCGCCCCGACGTGCATATCGATGTCGTTGGTGTGGTCCTGGCCGCCTCAGCAATCGTTCTCATCAGTTTCGGCTTCAATAATCTGAACGGCTGGGGCCTCGCGCTGGCGACCGCCAATGCGCCGTTCGACCTGCTCGGTCTTTCGCCGGCGCCGGTCATGATCATTCTCGGCGTCGTGCTCGGGCAGGCGTTTCTGATGTGGACGCACCAGCGGCAGGCGGCGGGAAAGACGCCGCTGTTGGCGCTCGAGGTGATCGACTCGCCGGAGGAACGCTGCGCAGTCTACGCGTTGTTTGCCGTGGTCGCGCTGGAGGCGGCGCTGAATTTCTCGGTGCCGCTGTATATCCAGATCGTCCAGGGCCGTTCGCCGCTGGCGACCGCGATTGCGATGATGCCGTTCAATCTGACGGTGTTCTTCGCGGCGATGCTGATCGTCAACGTCTACGACAGGCTAACGCCGCGGCAGATCGGCCGCTACGGCTTCATGCTGTGCACGATCGGCCTGGTGTGGCTTGCCTTTGTCGTGCGCAACGACTGGAGCGAGGTTCCCGTGATTCTCGGCCTGGTTCTGTTCGGCATCGGCCAGGGTTCGCTGGTGACGTTGCTGTTCAACGTGCTGGTCACGGCCTCGCCCAAGGAACTGGCGGGCGACGTCGGATCGCTGCGGGGCACCACGCAAAATCTCGCCGCCGCGGTCGGAACGGCGCTGGCGGGCGCGCTTCTCGTCGGCCTGCTGAGCACGATCGCGCTGACCAGCATCGCGGCGAACCCCGCGCTGCCGAAGGAAGTCCAGGGCCAGGTCGATCTCGACAACATCACCTTCGTCACCAACGACCGGCTGCGCAGCGTGATGGAAGGCACGACCGCCTCGCCGCAGCAGGTCGAGGAAGCGGTGCGCGTGAACACGGAAGCGCGGCTGCGCGCGCTGAAGATCGGACTGCTGATCATGGCGGGCCTTGCGCTGCTGGCGATCATTCCGGCAGGCCGGCTTCCGAACTATCTCCCGGGCGAAATTCCGAGCGATGCGCCGACGGGTAACCGGGTGAGATCGAACTGA
- a CDS encoding HdeD family acid-resistance protein, protein MATMDNSSPVGATDLPAPPLWICVLLGLAMVGAGILVLGDIMLVTVISTIFIGWISIIAGAFEIVHAFWTKGWGGFVWQVLLGILYVAFGIVLVGQPVASALILTYVLGLVLLISGFVRILLGISHWREAGWIMLLSGVFGVLAGLVILTGFPMTGLWVLGFLLGVDLISHGIGWLAYAWLPTARTASST, encoded by the coding sequence ATGGCCACAATGGACAATAGCTCGCCGGTCGGCGCGACCGACCTGCCTGCACCGCCGCTCTGGATTTGTGTTCTGCTCGGGCTCGCGATGGTCGGGGCTGGAATTCTGGTTCTCGGCGACATCATGCTTGTCACCGTTATCAGCACCATCTTCATCGGCTGGATCTCCATCATCGCCGGTGCCTTCGAGATCGTCCACGCCTTCTGGACCAAAGGATGGGGAGGGTTCGTCTGGCAGGTGCTGCTCGGCATCCTCTACGTTGCATTCGGCATCGTGCTGGTGGGCCAGCCGGTCGCCAGCGCGCTGATCCTCACCTATGTCCTCGGCCTGGTGCTGCTGATTTCCGGTTTCGTTCGCATCCTGCTCGGCATCAGCCACTGGCGAGAAGCGGGCTGGATCATGCTGTTATCCGGCGTATTCGGCGTTCTGGCCGGCCTCGTGATCCTGACGGGATTCCCGATGACGGGATTGTGGGTCCTTGGATTCCTGCTCGGCGTCGACCTGATATCCCACGGGATCGGGTGGCTGGCTTACGCGTGGCTGCCGACGGCCAGGACAGCGAGCAGCACGTAG
- a CDS encoding metallophosphoesterase family protein, translated as MTRPTAERDPVSMQDCMLVDPRHGDIEDDAASPGQRSLLAIAGSLLVEISLPKLLFAWTVLLLLPAVLLGLVPLLASAWFSTLSEQLAALTEIGTALALVAIVTLGWIGWRPLFRIAEISFWSLNALAVQPGYAFAREALRHLTERIWSKNLTLAGRARLRSANSVGAAVMLSTCAVLIALAAWPASRWTGSWNDLVLLHRLAVPTLANAVVLLSLYLTAASLVWGFADASMPQPVDLAAFDTASSGGRSWRVAHLSDLHVIGEQYGFRIESGRSGPRGNGRLGRLLTHLAAIHAINPLDHILVSGDMTDAGRASEWAAFLDAMALHPELAARMILLPGNHDVNIVDRANPARLDLPFSPNKRLRQVRTLSAMAAVQGDRLHVVDSRGMPTATLHQALAPHRDAIVALAAQGGLRRAAALRRLFDDQFPMILPPDSDDGLGIAILNSNAETHFSFTNALGLVSLEQTHRFERAAARFPRARWLVALHHHVVEYPMPVKAFSERIGTALINGSWFVRRLAALADRAVVMHGHRHIDWIGTCGPLKIVSAPSPVMGATDNAATHFYIHTLTAGPGGRLDLRPPERVEIAGENES; from the coding sequence ATGACGAGGCCGACTGCGGAGCGCGATCCGGTCAGCATGCAAGACTGCATGCTGGTCGATCCGCGCCACGGCGATATCGAGGACGATGCCGCCAGTCCCGGGCAGCGGTCGCTGCTTGCGATCGCCGGAAGCCTGCTCGTCGAAATCAGTCTGCCGAAGCTGCTGTTCGCCTGGACGGTGTTGCTGCTGCTGCCGGCGGTGCTGCTTGGTCTGGTGCCATTGCTGGCGTCCGCCTGGTTTTCGACGCTGTCGGAACAGCTTGCCGCGCTGACCGAGATCGGCACGGCCCTCGCCTTGGTCGCGATCGTCACGCTGGGATGGATCGGATGGCGGCCGCTGTTTCGGATCGCCGAAATCAGTTTCTGGTCGCTCAACGCACTCGCCGTGCAGCCCGGCTACGCGTTCGCTCGCGAGGCGCTGCGTCATTTGACGGAACGGATATGGAGCAAAAACCTTACCCTCGCCGGGCGGGCGCGGTTGCGCAGCGCCAATTCGGTTGGCGCCGCCGTCATGCTGTCGACATGCGCGGTGCTGATTGCGCTTGCGGCCTGGCCTGCCTCACGCTGGACAGGTAGCTGGAACGACCTGGTCTTGCTGCATCGCCTCGCCGTGCCGACGCTGGCCAATGCCGTCGTGCTGCTGTCGCTATATTTGACGGCCGCATCGCTGGTGTGGGGATTTGCGGATGCCAGCATGCCGCAGCCCGTCGATCTCGCCGCCTTCGACACCGCCTCCTCCGGCGGCCGTAGCTGGCGCGTGGCGCATCTGTCGGACCTTCACGTGATCGGCGAACAATATGGCTTTCGCATCGAAAGCGGACGATCGGGTCCGCGCGGCAATGGCCGGCTCGGGCGGCTGCTGACGCATCTCGCCGCCATCCATGCGATCAATCCGCTCGACCACATCCTGGTCAGCGGCGATATGACCGACGCCGGCCGCGCCAGCGAATGGGCGGCATTTCTCGACGCCATGGCGCTTCATCCGGAACTTGCCGCGCGCATGATCCTGCTGCCGGGCAATCACGACGTCAACATCGTCGACCGCGCCAATCCGGCCCGGCTCGACCTGCCGTTCAGCCCGAACAAGCGCTTGCGGCAAGTTCGCACCCTGTCCGCAATGGCAGCCGTGCAAGGCGATCGCCTGCACGTGGTCGATTCCCGGGGAATGCCGACTGCTACGCTGCATCAGGCGCTGGCGCCGCACCGCGATGCGATCGTGGCCCTTGCGGCGCAAGGCGGCCTGCGCCGTGCTGCGGCGCTGCGCCGGCTGTTCGACGACCAGTTTCCGATGATCCTGCCGCCCGACAGCGATGACGGCCTCGGAATAGCGATCCTGAACTCCAATGCAGAAACTCACTTCTCCTTCACCAATGCGCTCGGGCTGGTGTCGCTCGAACAGACGCATCGCTTCGAGCGCGCGGCCGCACGGTTTCCGAGGGCACGGTGGCTCGTCGCCTTGCACCACCATGTGGTGGAATATCCCATGCCGGTGAAGGCGTTTTCCGAGCGCATCGGAACGGCATTGATCAACGGTAGCTGGTTCGTCCGCAGGCTGGCGGCGCTGGCGGATCGCGCCGTCGTGATGCATGGCCACCGTCATATCGACTGGATCGGTACATGCGGCCCGCTGAAGATCGTCTCCGCGCCCTCACCCGTGATGGGCGCGACCGACAATGCGGCGACGCATTTCTACATTCACACGCTGACGGCCGGCCCGGGCGGACGGCT